A window from Phalacrocorax aristotelis chromosome 5, bGulAri2.1, whole genome shotgun sequence encodes these proteins:
- the LOC142057703 gene encoding uncharacterized protein LOC142057703, which translates to MRGISRCLRYCIARYLVEQLNRKEPRWEVPAMALFLELLTACPDIRGWGVHVLQFSPRYLRSECREMHRLVLRCFILLIDRPLMDASYVQLLSIRLFRDVMVIIAASGKKPLRAHIYQSLIPLLCRLHDENERVAEASRETLLQATEFLNKGKLRQLLEMEQTWAVAECLLAEHSSRADEYLRQSLLYLQSPQESVREAAVRFIALQGMTNDVSISVSNLAAQTLFLLRGTERNSSTSFRLLGMYDHLRSAWRRRPSLRGSGWLCCWSSAQS; encoded by the exons ATGCGTGGTATCTCGAGGTGCTTGCGTTACTGTATTGCACGATACCTGGTCGAGCAGCTCAACAGGAAGGAGCCACGCTGGGAGGTCCCTGCCATGGCGCTCTTTCTCGAG CTCTTGACCGCCTGCCCTGACATAAGGGGATGGGGTGTCCACGTCCTGCAGTTCAGCCCAAGGTACCTGCGGAGTGAGTGCAGAGAGATGCATCGCCTGGTGCTCAGATGCTTCATCCTGCTCATCGATAGACCCTTAATG GATGCCAGCTATGTGCAACTGCTTTCCATTCGCCTCTTCCGAGACGTGATGGTGATTATAGCTGCATCGGGAAAAAAGCCACTGAGGGCACACATTTACCAGAGCCTGATCCCCCTGCTCTGCCGCCTGCACGATGAGAACGAGCGCGTGGCAGAG gcctcTCGGGAAACCTTGCTTCAAGCTACCGAGTTCCTGAATAAGGGGAagctcaggcagctgctggagatggAGCAGACATGGGCGGTCGCCGAGTGCCTG ctggcagagcacagcagcagagcagatgaGTACCTGCGCCAGTCTCTGCTGTACCTGCAGAGCCCACAGGAGTCCGTGCGAGAGGCGGCCGTCAGGTTCATTG CCCTTCAAGGCATGACAAATGATGTCAGCATCTCCGTCTCAAACCTGGCAGCTCAAACCCTGTTCCTGCTAAGAGGCACAGAGAGAAATTCTTCCACCAGCTTCAGGCTGCTGGGGATGTACGACCACCTCCGCAGCGCATGGAGGAGAAGGCCTTCTCTCCGGGGCAgtggctggctgtgctgctggagctctgCGCAGAGCTGA